Proteins encoded together in one Chryseobacterium taklimakanense window:
- a CDS encoding tetratricopeptide repeat protein has product MNEHYLDTEFQRADELIAKDLIEESKSVLNSILEEDPNYGKAHNHLGWIAKVKENDPVTAENHYKHALASVPDYGATYLNYAYLLSEQKRYYDLEQILQKAENVADVSKNSLAREWAYMYEDTKQYEKAIEKYKEYALTLYDSPLLEKAKEAILRCRQKLEILNL; this is encoded by the coding sequence ATGAACGAACACTATTTAGACACAGAATTTCAAAGGGCTGATGAACTGATTGCAAAGGATTTGATAGAAGAAAGCAAATCTGTTTTGAACAGCATTCTTGAGGAAGATCCGAACTATGGTAAAGCTCATAACCATCTGGGATGGATTGCAAAAGTAAAGGAAAATGATCCTGTCACGGCAGAAAACCATTATAAACATGCACTGGCGAGCGTTCCGGATTATGGTGCTACATATCTCAATTACGCCTATCTTTTATCTGAGCAAAAAAGATATTATGACCTCGAGCAAATCCTTCAGAAAGCGGAAAACGTTGCAGACGTGAGCAAAAACAGCCTCGCGCGCGAATGGGCATATATGTATGAAGACACCAAACAGTACGAAAAAGCGATTGAAAAATATAAGGAATATGCGCTGACACTTTACGACAGTCCATTGCTGGAGAAAGCCAAAGAAGCCATTTTGAGGTGCCGGCAAAAACTGGAGATCCTCAATCTATAA
- a CDS encoding alpha/beta hydrolase family protein has product MRVKITMVLLAFLGFAEAQENISYQKPSAEILKLADYERPPSVFLDSKKEWLIFSYRNTYKTLDELNQDEMKLGGIRVNPVTNISSTVSYVNNLKIRKINEKNEVQVKGLPANAKITNIGLSPNEKKLAFTHTTSKGVELWTVDLATATAKKITQDNLNANLGSPYVWYRDSQNLLVKVLPSNRPKLIDSAKDLPTGPIVSTADGKVSQNRTYQDLLKNPQDEANFETLTKAELYKVSLNGTQTKLKDADIYAGVSFSPDGNYVMLTTIKKPFSYIVPLSRFPMVSEVYDSNMNLVKPVNDVPLNEIMPKGFSSVRLGKRSMTWRDDKPATLVYAEALDGGDQYKNAEYRDEIFTWDAPFNNAPQSFFKTKQRFAGTEWSNSNYAVVSESWYDTRNTKSFLIDLNNGTSKVLEDRNYQDVYSDPGSFNRTRNQYGRNVIDVKNGKAYLIGEGYTKDGQKPFIDEQDLKTLTKKRLYTSNLKGAKENIIDILDVNKGDILVSQQSANQYPNTFKRNIKTGKATPVTNFSNPFASLGNVYKEVIKYKRNDGVELTGTLYLPANYDRKAKKEKLPLLIWAYPAEYKDKNTAGMTTHNPNDFTFPSYGSFIYWVTKGYAVLDDAAFPIIGEGKTEPNDSFVPQLIANGRAAIDAVDKLGYIDRNRVAVGGHSYGAFMTANLLTHGNDFACGIARSGAYNRTLTPFGFQSEQRNYWDVPEVYNTMSPFMNANKMKKPLLLIHGDADNNPGTFTLQTERYFQALKNLGAPVRMVLLPKESHGYAAKESILHTLWEQEQFLDKCLKK; this is encoded by the coding sequence ATGAGAGTTAAAATTACAATGGTGCTTTTGGCATTTCTTGGTTTTGCCGAAGCACAGGAAAACATTTCTTACCAAAAACCTTCGGCAGAAATCCTGAAACTGGCTGATTACGAGCGGCCACCTTCCGTTTTTTTGGACAGCAAGAAAGAATGGCTGATCTTTTCGTACAGAAATACCTACAAAACCCTTGACGAGCTCAATCAGGATGAAATGAAGCTGGGCGGAATCCGCGTAAATCCGGTGACGAATATTTCAAGCACAGTAAGTTATGTGAACAACCTGAAGATCAGAAAAATAAATGAGAAGAATGAAGTTCAGGTAAAAGGATTGCCGGCAAACGCAAAAATCACCAATATCGGACTTTCTCCCAATGAGAAAAAACTTGCGTTTACCCATACCACTTCAAAAGGTGTAGAACTGTGGACTGTAGATTTAGCAACTGCTACCGCAAAAAAAATAACGCAGGACAATCTGAACGCCAATCTCGGATCACCCTATGTTTGGTACAGGGATTCACAAAATCTGCTGGTGAAAGTTCTGCCTTCCAACCGTCCAAAACTGATTGATTCCGCAAAAGATTTACCAACCGGACCGATTGTTTCTACCGCTGACGGTAAGGTTTCACAAAACAGAACCTATCAGGACTTACTGAAAAATCCGCAGGATGAAGCCAATTTTGAAACCCTCACCAAAGCAGAACTTTACAAAGTTTCCCTGAACGGAACCCAAACAAAGCTGAAAGATGCAGACATCTATGCCGGAGTGAGCTTCTCGCCAGACGGTAATTACGTGATGCTTACGACGATTAAAAAACCGTTTTCCTACATCGTACCGTTAAGCAGATTCCCAATGGTTTCTGAGGTTTACGACAGTAATATGAATCTGGTGAAACCGGTAAACGATGTACCATTGAATGAAATAATGCCTAAAGGTTTCTCATCCGTAAGATTAGGAAAAAGAAGTATGACCTGGAGAGATGATAAACCTGCCACTTTGGTTTATGCGGAAGCTTTGGATGGGGGAGATCAGTATAAAAATGCAGAATATCGGGATGAAATTTTCACCTGGGATGCGCCTTTCAATAATGCACCACAGTCTTTTTTCAAAACCAAACAGAGATTCGCCGGTACAGAATGGTCCAATTCTAATTACGCAGTGGTGTCGGAAAGTTGGTATGACACGAGAAATACAAAATCTTTTTTAATTGATTTGAATAACGGCACCTCAAAAGTGCTGGAGGACCGCAATTATCAGGATGTTTACAGCGATCCGGGAAGTTTTAACCGTACAAGAAACCAATACGGCAGAAATGTGATCGATGTAAAAAACGGAAAAGCGTATCTGATTGGTGAAGGTTATACCAAAGACGGACAGAAACCTTTCATTGATGAGCAGGATCTGAAAACTTTAACAAAAAAACGTCTTTACACCTCAAATCTAAAGGGTGCTAAAGAAAACATCATTGATATTTTAGATGTAAATAAAGGGGACATTTTGGTTAGCCAGCAGTCAGCAAACCAGTATCCAAACACATTTAAACGAAATATAAAGACCGGAAAAGCTACCCCGGTAACCAACTTCAGCAATCCGTTTGCAAGTTTGGGGAATGTGTACAAAGAGGTTATCAAGTACAAAAGAAACGATGGAGTAGAGCTCACGGGAACTCTATATCTGCCTGCAAACTACGACAGAAAGGCTAAAAAAGAGAAATTACCGTTGCTGATCTGGGCGTATCCTGCGGAATATAAAGACAAAAACACCGCCGGAATGACTACTCATAATCCCAATGATTTTACCTTCCCAAGTTATGGATCATTCATTTATTGGGTCACGAAAGGTTATGCTGTGCTTGATGATGCGGCTTTCCCGATCATTGGTGAGGGTAAGACAGAGCCGAACGATTCCTTTGTTCCACAGTTGATTGCCAACGGAAGAGCAGCCATAGATGCGGTAGATAAACTTGGCTACATCGACAGAAACCGGGTTGCAGTTGGCGGCCACTCTTACGGAGCGTTTATGACGGCCAATTTATTGACTCACGGAAATGATTTTGCCTGCGGAATTGCACGAAGTGGGGCTTACAACAGGACTTTGACGCCGTTCGGATTCCAGAGTGAGCAGAGAAATTATTGGGATGTGCCGGAAGTTTACAACACGATGTCGCCATTTATGAATGCCAATAAAATGAAAAAACCTTTGCTGTTGATTCACGGTGATGCCGATAATAATCCCGGTACATTTACCTTACAGACCGAGCGTTATTTCCAAGCGCTGAAAAACCTTGGCGCTCCGGTAAGAATGGTACTGCTGCCGAAAGAATCTCACGGTTATGCCGCTAAAGAAAGCATTTTGCACACGCTTTGGGAACAGGAACAGTTCCTTGACAAGTGCCTTAAAAAATAA
- the udk gene encoding uridine kinase, which produces MLVIGIAGGTGSGKTTVVNKILQQLNAEGVNVLSQDNYYHDNQHLSLQEREALNYDHPKSIDFELLLKHVKALKKGENIEQPVYSFVTHSRTGDHVKIEPRNVLIVEGILVLTNPELLKEYDLKVFVHADSDERLIRRIRRDTQERGRDLSEVLHRYQTTLKPMHQEFIEPSKNEADLIVPNMRHNSVAIDFLTTVINNSLKNHANV; this is translated from the coding sequence ATGCTCGTAATCGGAATTGCAGGTGGTACCGGCAGCGGAAAAACCACAGTTGTCAATAAAATTCTTCAGCAGCTCAATGCCGAAGGTGTGAATGTTCTTTCGCAGGATAATTATTACCACGACAATCAGCATCTTTCGCTCCAGGAAAGGGAAGCGTTGAACTACGATCATCCAAAATCGATTGATTTTGAACTACTTCTGAAACATGTAAAAGCTTTGAAAAAAGGGGAGAACATCGAACAGCCGGTTTACAGTTTTGTGACACATTCCAGAACGGGAGACCACGTCAAAATTGAGCCTAGAAATGTTTTGATCGTTGAAGGAATTTTGGTTTTGACCAATCCTGAACTTTTAAAGGAATATGATTTAAAAGTCTTTGTACATGCCGATTCCGACGAAAGACTGATCAGGAGGATTCGCCGCGACACACAGGAACGCGGCCGTGATCTTAGCGAAGTCCTGCACCGCTATCAAACAACGCTGAAGCCCATGCATCAGGAATTTATAGAACCCTCTAAAAATGAAGCGGATCTGATTGTCCCAAACATGCGCCACAACAGCGTTGCGATTGATTTTCTAACCACAGTTATCAACAATTCACTTAAAAATCACGCTAATGTCTGA
- a CDS encoding electron transfer flavoprotein subunit alpha/FixB family protein, with product MAVFVYAENINGVYKKAAFEAVSYAKAIADQKGDTVTAVSINPTDSPDLLYKYGATNVINVKDEGLKNFSAKAYAQAVNEVANADIIVFPHTTDASSVAPMLAVQKNYSLITNVIAAPESLSPFQVKRRAFSGKGFMHAKAEGEGVIVTVSQNAFGVKENPVSGSEEVKDLAVANEDTKVLSHEQSSGKLDLKEAEIVVSAGRGMKGPENWGVIEDLANTLGAATACSKPVSDIGWRPHTEHVGQTGKAIAPNLYIAVGISGAIQHLAGVNSSKTIVVINSDPEAPFFKSADYGVVGDALQIVPALNEKIKAFKG from the coding sequence ATGGCAGTATTCGTATACGCAGAAAATATAAACGGAGTCTATAAGAAAGCGGCTTTCGAGGCGGTTTCTTATGCTAAAGCAATCGCAGACCAAAAGGGTGACACTGTGACTGCAGTTTCCATCAACCCGACAGATTCTCCAGATTTACTTTACAAATATGGCGCTACAAACGTCATCAATGTAAAAGATGAAGGCCTTAAGAACTTCAGTGCCAAAGCTTATGCGCAGGCAGTGAACGAAGTGGCAAATGCTGATATCATCGTATTTCCGCACACTACAGACGCTTCTTCGGTGGCGCCGATGCTGGCTGTGCAGAAAAATTATTCGCTGATCACCAACGTGATCGCAGCACCGGAAAGCCTTTCGCCGTTTCAGGTTAAAAGAAGAGCTTTCTCAGGAAAAGGCTTTATGCATGCAAAAGCGGAAGGAGAGGGCGTCATCGTAACGGTTTCTCAGAACGCTTTCGGAGTAAAGGAAAACCCTGTTTCCGGTTCTGAAGAAGTGAAGGATCTGGCAGTAGCTAATGAAGATACTAAGGTGCTTTCACACGAGCAGTCGTCTGGAAAACTTGACCTTAAGGAGGCAGAAATCGTAGTATCTGCAGGCCGTGGAATGAAGGGCCCTGAAAACTGGGGAGTTATCGAAGATTTAGCAAACACTTTAGGTGCAGCCACAGCATGTTCAAAACCGGTTTCAGACATCGGCTGGAGACCGCACACCGAACACGTAGGACAGACCGGTAAAGCAATTGCACCAAATCTTTATATCGCCGTTGGTATTTCCGGTGCAATTCAGCATTTGGCGGGGGTAAATTCCTCTAAAACAATTGTGGTGATCAACAGTGATCCGGAAGCACCTTTCTTCAAATCAGCAGATTACGGTGTTGTGGGCGATGCGCTGCAGATTGTGCCGGCTTTGAATGAAAAGATCAAGGCTTTTAAAGGTTAA
- a CDS encoding FtsB family cell division protein — translation MSEELIKDIKPTSKAVKFLRKYILNKYFITVFAFLVWMIFFDSTSFLVINELNQEIGKYEKQLSYYKDEYQKNDDFYKKLMNNKDEKEKYARENYFMKKPNEEIFILVVDSSNITKPAEK, via the coding sequence ATGTCTGAAGAACTGATCAAGGATATCAAACCAACTTCGAAAGCGGTGAAATTTCTCAGAAAATACATTCTGAACAAGTATTTTATTACAGTTTTTGCGTTTTTGGTTTGGATGATTTTTTTCGACAGCACTTCGTTTCTGGTTATCAACGAACTGAACCAGGAAATCGGGAAGTACGAAAAGCAGCTTTCCTATTACAAAGACGAATACCAAAAGAATGACGACTTCTACAAAAAGCTGATGAACAACAAGGATGAGAAGGAAAAATATGCCCGTGAAAATTATTTTATGAAAAAACCAAACGAAGAAATTTTCATCCTAGTGGTTGACAGCAGCAATATTACGAAACCAGCGGAAAAGTAG
- a CDS encoding class I SAM-dependent methyltransferase codes for MGNILNKDIQDFINANLTTDLHSLLLKKSAFPDVTMHEIVQQIKGRQVAAKKFPFLLREHIIFPPNLNLEQTSSQATAEYKARSLRGNSFLDLTTGFGIDAYFLSQNFDDVTLVEQNSELIETVKHNWNILGRKATFFNQNLEDFLKENKKAFDVVYMDPARRDLNRNKVFLLEDLSPNLLEIQDELLKISSQTIIKLSPLIDLKYLISVLENISKIEIIAVKNEVKEVLIYMDSKQNSAKILCRCINLESGDSPFEFFFGDEESAAAIYSEPEKYLYIPGNAVLKSGAFNLISERFNIKKLHPNTHLYTSNEFVEDFPGRVLETEAVGPKSVKKGEQYNIISKNYPLKPEDIKKKYKLKDGGAQYLIFTQSQKGKIILKSK; via the coding sequence GTGGGAAACATTTTAAACAAAGATATCCAGGACTTTATCAATGCAAATCTAACTACGGATTTGCATTCTTTGTTACTGAAAAAATCGGCGTTTCCGGATGTTACAATGCACGAAATTGTACAGCAGATCAAAGGCCGGCAGGTGGCCGCAAAAAAGTTTCCATTTCTTCTAAGAGAGCACATCATTTTCCCGCCAAATCTCAATCTGGAACAGACATCTTCGCAGGCTACTGCAGAATATAAAGCCAGGAGTTTGAGGGGAAATTCATTCCTCGACCTTACTACAGGATTTGGAATTGATGCCTACTTTTTGTCGCAGAATTTTGATGATGTAACGTTGGTTGAACAAAATTCCGAACTGATTGAAACCGTAAAACATAACTGGAATATTTTAGGCAGAAAAGCAACCTTCTTCAATCAGAATTTAGAGGATTTTTTAAAGGAAAATAAGAAAGCGTTTGATGTGGTTTATATGGATCCTGCACGGCGCGACCTGAACAGAAATAAAGTTTTCCTTTTAGAAGACCTTTCGCCGAACCTGCTGGAAATACAGGATGAATTACTGAAAATTTCCAGTCAGACTATCATCAAGCTTTCACCTTTAATTGATTTAAAGTATTTGATCTCGGTTTTGGAAAATATTTCAAAAATCGAGATCATTGCTGTGAAAAACGAGGTCAAGGAAGTCCTGATTTACATGGACTCAAAACAGAATTCGGCCAAAATTCTGTGCAGATGCATTAACCTCGAAAGTGGGGATTCACCATTTGAATTTTTTTTTGGTGATGAAGAATCAGCTGCGGCAATCTATTCCGAGCCTGAAAAATACCTTTATATTCCCGGAAATGCAGTTTTGAAGTCGGGAGCTTTCAATTTAATTTCAGAAAGATTTAATATTAAAAAACTTCATCCGAATACCCATCTTTACACTTCAAATGAATTTGTTGAAGATTTCCCCGGAAGAGTTTTAGAAACCGAAGCTGTGGGTCCCAAATCGGTTAAAAAAGGCGAGCAGTATAACATCATCTCAAAAAATTATCCTTTAAAACCTGAAGACATCAAGAAAAAATATAAACTGAAAGACGGCGGAGCACAATATCTGATTTTTACCCAGTCACAAAAAGGGAAAATCATTTTAAAATCAAAATAA
- a CDS encoding SDR family oxidoreductase, producing MENKVIYITGGTKGIGFGIAEILLKNGYFVAISGRKDEDVKRAESQLSEISPNVLGVVSNVKNYNDEENAVKQIIDKFGKLDGVIANAGLGIFKPVDELSAEEWNDMIDTNLTGVFYTLKASVDELKKSEGYYITISSLAGANFFERGSGYNATKFGVVGFTQAAMIDLRKYNIKVCTIMPGSVATNFNGNVPSEKDAWKIQPEDMGNLVLDILRMNPRVLPSKIEFRATRPDIK from the coding sequence ATGGAAAATAAAGTTATTTATATCACCGGGGGTACCAAGGGAATTGGTTTTGGTATTGCCGAAATTCTACTTAAAAACGGTTATTTTGTGGCCATCAGCGGTAGAAAGGATGAGGATGTCAAGAGAGCAGAAAGCCAGCTTTCTGAAATATCACCTAATGTTTTGGGCGTTGTTTCCAATGTTAAAAATTATAATGACGAGGAAAATGCGGTTAAGCAAATCATTGATAAATTCGGAAAATTAGACGGCGTTATCGCCAATGCCGGACTCGGAATTTTCAAACCCGTCGATGAACTGTCGGCAGAGGAATGGAATGACATGATCGACACCAATCTTACAGGTGTTTTCTATACACTGAAAGCTTCAGTGGATGAGCTTAAAAAATCTGAAGGTTATTATATCACGATTTCAAGTTTGGCCGGAGCCAATTTCTTTGAAAGAGGTTCGGGTTACAATGCCACCAAATTTGGCGTCGTAGGTTTTACACAGGCCGCAATGATTGACCTTAGAAAATATAATATTAAAGTCTGCACCATCATGCCGGGTTCAGTGGCCACGAATTTCAACGGAAATGTGCCGTCCGAAAAAGATGCCTGGAAAATTCAGCCGGAAGATATGGGCAACCTGGTTCTGGACATTTTAAGGATGAACCCGAGGGTTTTACCAAGCAAAATAGAGTTTCGTGCGACAAGGCCCGACATTAAATAA
- a CDS encoding methylmalonyl-CoA mutase family protein encodes MFSKVTLQDWESLVQKQLKTDDIYAVLSKENLEGLKVRPYYDSVLKPLKNLPKIEESTHLVSVYHEDLDENVFAFLLNENVENLSEKALFINNKDLSEHIKTEDDSRYFSLIDVFDDNAGTLNEQLTKELLAKDFERNIGIDVSFHQNSGAAIYQQLGIAMAKTKELTELFGKEILNQLVFRIAIGANYFFEISKVRALKLTFNQLSKEFGLDEIPYIFAETSFRNKAKNDEENNLIRSTLELAAAMIGGADAVFTNDYKLQNANELSEEISFKQQIVLAYESIINVFEDAPNGSYYIEDLTQQIAEKSWRYFLEIEEQGGYLENLRSGKIQKDIFSQAVAEQKWLEEGRIKLIGVNLYPKLEKTKSAEDLYSEHEIKPVRLAEMFGC; translated from the coding sequence ATGTTCAGCAAAGTTACATTACAGGATTGGGAATCACTGGTACAGAAACAGTTGAAGACCGACGATATTTATGCGGTGCTTTCCAAAGAAAATCTTGAAGGTTTGAAGGTTAGGCCCTATTACGATTCAGTTTTAAAGCCTTTGAAAAACCTTCCTAAGATTGAGGAATCTACACATTTGGTTTCGGTTTATCATGAGGATCTTGACGAAAACGTATTTGCATTTCTTCTGAATGAAAATGTAGAGAACCTCTCTGAAAAAGCGCTGTTTATCAACAATAAAGATTTATCAGAACACATTAAAACTGAAGATGACAGCCGTTATTTTTCTTTGATTGATGTTTTTGATGATAATGCCGGAACTTTAAATGAGCAACTTACGAAAGAGCTTTTAGCCAAGGATTTTGAGAGGAATATTGGTATCGATGTTTCATTTCATCAAAATTCAGGAGCGGCAATTTATCAGCAGCTTGGGATTGCAATGGCAAAAACCAAGGAACTGACGGAGCTTTTCGGGAAAGAAATATTGAACCAACTGGTTTTCAGAATTGCGATAGGCGCAAATTATTTCTTCGAAATATCCAAAGTGCGTGCACTGAAATTGACTTTCAATCAGCTTTCAAAGGAATTTGGACTGGATGAAATTCCATATATTTTTGCAGAAACTTCTTTTAGAAATAAAGCCAAAAACGACGAAGAGAACAATTTGATCCGCTCTACTCTCGAGCTGGCGGCAGCGATGATTGGCGGTGCAGACGCGGTTTTCACCAATGATTACAAACTGCAGAATGCAAACGAACTTTCTGAAGAAATTTCATTCAAACAGCAAATTGTTTTGGCTTACGAAAGTATCATCAATGTTTTTGAAGACGCACCAAACGGCAGCTATTATATTGAAGATCTAACGCAGCAAATTGCAGAGAAATCCTGGAGATATTTCCTGGAAATTGAAGAACAGGGCGGTTACCTTGAAAATTTAAGATCCGGAAAAATCCAAAAAGATATCTTTTCCCAGGCTGTTGCAGAACAGAAGTGGTTGGAAGAGGGCAGGATAAAATTGATCGGTGTAAACCTTTACCCAAAACTTGAAAAGACAAAATCAGCGGAGGATTTATATTCAGAACACGAAATCAAACCGGTACGCTTGGCGGAGATGTTTGGTTGTTGA
- a CDS encoding electron transfer flavoprotein subunit beta/FixA family protein, protein MKILVCISSVPDTTSKINFTADKSAFDKNGIQWVINPLDEFALTKAVNLQASQGATVTVLNVGGAENEAVIRKALAMGANDAVRVNVEPKDSFSTAKEIAAVAQNGGYDLILCGKESIDYNGGAVPGMVAQLLNQPFVNASVGLEINGSEATAVREIEGGKETISVKLPAVIAGQKGLVDEKELIIPNMRGIMTARTKPLNVVEPTSSEVKVQSVSFDAVPPRAAVKMVSADNLDELVRLLHEEAKVI, encoded by the coding sequence ATGAAAATATTAGTTTGTATCAGTAGTGTTCCCGATACTACTTCTAAAATCAACTTTACGGCAGACAAATCTGCGTTTGATAAAAACGGAATCCAGTGGGTGATCAATCCATTGGATGAATTTGCTTTGACTAAAGCGGTTAACCTGCAGGCTTCACAGGGGGCAACGGTAACAGTTTTGAATGTTGGCGGCGCTGAAAATGAAGCCGTGATCAGAAAGGCACTTGCAATGGGCGCAAACGATGCGGTGCGTGTAAACGTTGAACCAAAAGACTCGTTCTCTACAGCTAAAGAAATCGCTGCTGTAGCACAAAATGGGGGTTATGATTTGATCCTTTGCGGTAAAGAATCGATCGATTACAATGGTGGTGCAGTGCCGGGAATGGTGGCACAATTGCTGAACCAGCCTTTCGTGAACGCTTCAGTAGGTCTGGAAATTAATGGAAGCGAGGCTACCGCCGTAAGAGAAATCGAAGGAGGCAAAGAAACTATTTCTGTAAAATTACCTGCTGTAATCGCCGGACAGAAAGGTTTGGTGGATGAAAAAGAACTGATCATCCCAAATATGAGAGGGATCATGACAGCGAGAACAAAACCGTTAAACGTGGTAGAGCCTACATCATCTGAAGTGAAAGTTCAGAGCGTTTCTTTCGACGCTGTTCCGCCAAGAGCAGCTGTGAAAATGGTTTCTGCAGACAATCTGGATGAGCTGGTAAGATTACTTCACGAAGAAGCAAAAGTGATCTAA
- a CDS encoding OmpA family protein codes for MRKVILGFAAAALVLSCKKVPKGGNSGVLKMEEGVERYDSHEVRAGEHAGTATAHGAEKKSVEVDVNGTKLKAYEGGLEQKLVSYLSTDAYKNAADDAALKDTWYNFDNVNFKMGSTNQLEAGSAEQLANLAAILKAYPDAKIRVGGYTDKTGDEATNMKISQGRADFIKAELAKAGVGSQVLGAEGYGSKFATVAATASDAERAVDRKMAVRFTK; via the coding sequence ATGAGAAAAGTAATTTTAGGATTTGCGGCAGCAGCTTTGGTTTTGAGCTGTAAAAAAGTTCCAAAAGGCGGAAACAGCGGAGTTTTGAAAATGGAGGAAGGCGTAGAAAGATACGACAGCCACGAAGTAAGAGCCGGTGAGCACGCCGGCACAGCAACAGCGCATGGTGCTGAAAAAAAATCCGTAGAAGTAGATGTGAACGGGACTAAACTAAAAGCTTACGAAGGCGGTTTGGAGCAAAAGCTTGTAAGCTATCTTTCAACAGATGCTTACAAAAATGCAGCTGATGACGCAGCACTGAAAGATACCTGGTACAATTTCGACAATGTAAATTTCAAAATGGGATCTACAAATCAGTTAGAGGCAGGTTCTGCGGAGCAGTTGGCAAACCTTGCAGCGATTCTTAAGGCTTATCCGGATGCTAAAATCAGAGTTGGGGGTTATACCGACAAAACCGGTGACGAGGCCACTAACATGAAAATTTCTCAGGGCCGTGCAGATTTCATAAAAGCTGAACTGGCCAAAGCTGGCGTAGGTTCCCAGGTTTTGGGTGCTGAAGGTTACGGGAGCAAATTTGCTACAGTAGCTGCAACAGCTTCTGATGCTGAAAGAGCTGTTGACAGAAAAATGGCCGTAAGGTTCACAAAATAA
- a CDS encoding dipeptidase: MQDTLNYIQENKQRYVDELFELLKIASISADPAYNQDVLDCAEKVAEHLKNSGADQVEVCETDGYPIVYGEKIINPDLPTVLVYGHYDVQPPDPLDLWKKPPFEPYIEKTELHPEGAIFARGSADDKGQFFMHIKAFEAMMKTNALPCNVKFIIEGEEEVGSKSLEGFVKNNTEKLACDCILISDTHIYSREQPTVTTGLRGLSYVEVEVEGPNRDLHSGLYGGAVPNPIHVLSRMIAKLIDEDGRITVDGFYDNVLVVSEEERAEMNKLKDNPEEFKKSIGLEGVEGEKGYTALERTSIRPTLDCNGIWGGYTGEGAKTVIPSKAFAKISMRLVPYQTPDEITEKFKNYFEKIAPDNVRVKVTPHHGGMPYVLPSDTKEYLAAKKAMETAFGKEVLPYRSGGSIPITAMFEQVLGAKSVLMGFGLDSDAIHSPNEHYGLFNFFKGIESIPLFFENYAKG, from the coding sequence ATGCAGGATACGTTAAATTACATTCAGGAAAACAAACAGCGCTATGTAGATGAACTTTTTGAATTGCTGAAGATTGCCTCAATAAGTGCAGATCCCGCTTACAATCAGGATGTTTTGGATTGTGCGGAGAAAGTTGCAGAACACCTGAAAAACTCTGGTGCCGACCAGGTGGAAGTTTGTGAAACTGATGGATACCCGATTGTTTATGGTGAAAAAATCATCAATCCGGACCTTCCGACGGTTCTGGTTTATGGGCACTACGATGTGCAGCCGCCGGATCCGTTGGATTTATGGAAAAAACCGCCTTTTGAACCTTATATTGAAAAAACTGAACTTCATCCGGAAGGAGCCATTTTTGCCAGAGGTTCGGCTGATGACAAAGGGCAGTTCTTCATGCACATCAAAGCCTTTGAAGCGATGATGAAAACCAATGCGTTGCCCTGCAACGTGAAATTTATTATTGAGGGTGAGGAAGAGGTTGGATCAAAAAGCCTGGAAGGTTTTGTAAAAAACAATACAGAAAAATTGGCTTGTGACTGCATTCTGATTTCAGATACGCATATCTACAGCCGCGAGCAACCGACGGTAACTACTGGCCTGCGCGGTTTGAGTTATGTGGAAGTTGAAGTGGAAGGCCCGAACCGCGACCTGCATTCAGGTTTGTATGGCGGTGCAGTTCCGAACCCGATTCACGTGCTTTCCAGAATGATTGCAAAACTGATTGATGAAGACGGCAGAATTACTGTAGACGGATTCTACGACAACGTTTTGGTGGTTTCCGAAGAGGAAAGAGCCGAAATGAACAAGCTGAAAGATAACCCGGAGGAGTTCAAGAAATCAATCGGACTCGAAGGTGTAGAAGGGGAGAAGGGTTATACAGCACTGGAACGCACGTCGATCCGCCCAACGCTCGACTGCAACGGAATTTGGGGCGGCTACACCGGCGAAGGTGCCAAAACCGTGATTCCATCAAAAGCATTTGCAAAAATTTCGATGCGTCTGGTACCTTATCAAACTCCTGATGAGATCACCGAAAAATTCAAAAATTATTTCGAAAAGATTGCTCCGGACAACGTTCGTGTTAAAGTAACGCCACACCACGGTGGTATGCCTTATGTATTGCCAAGTGATACCAAAGAATATCTGGCCGCAAAAAAAGCCATGGAAACAGCTTTCGGAAAAGAAGTTTTACCGTACAGAAGCGGCGGAAGTATTCCGATTACAGCGATGTTTGAGCAGGTTCTCGGCGCAAAATCAGTATTGATGGGCTTTGGTTTGGATTCTGACGCGATACACTCGCCAAATGAACATTACGGACTTTTCAATTTCTTTAAAGGCATTGAAAGTATTCCGCTTTTTTTTGAGAATTACGCTAAAGGTTAA